From one Lycium ferocissimum isolate CSIRO_LF1 chromosome 7, AGI_CSIRO_Lferr_CH_V1, whole genome shotgun sequence genomic stretch:
- the LOC132063335 gene encoding bZIP transcription factor 53-like has protein sequence MASTQQPASSGSDGQRYAANNDERKRKRMESNRESARRSRMKKQQHLEELMSQLTQLQNQNTIWRERIDAVGINYHGVDAENNVLRAQMAELTERLDSLNSLTRFWADANGLAVDIPEIPDTLLEPWQLPCPIQHNTSFC, from the coding sequence ATGGCTTCGACTCAGCAACCAGCTAGTTCGGGCTCTGATGGCCAGCGATATGCTGCTAATAATGACGAGAGAAAACGAAAGAGAATGGAGTCTAACCGTGAATCTGCAAGGCGGTCACGGATGAAGAAGCAGCAGCATTTGGAGGAGTTGATGAGCCAATTAACACAGCTGCAGAATCAGAACACTATTTGGCGCGAGAGGATCGATGCTGTTGGAATAAATTACCATGGCGTCGATGCGGAGAACAATGTGCTGAGGGCTCAAATGGCTGAACTGACTGAACGGTTGGATTCACTTAATTCGCTCACTCGTTTCTGGGCTGATGCTAATGGACTTGCAGTGGATATTCCTGAAATTCCGGATACTTTGCTTGAGCCCTGGCAGCTCCCTTGTCCgattcaacacaacacaagcTTCTGCTGA